A stretch of the Thiomicrorhabdus indica genome encodes the following:
- a CDS encoding response regulator, with protein sequence MSKILAVDDSKSMRQMVAMSLKSAGHDVTEAEDGVQALSAAKAAQFDIVVTDINMPNMNGIELIQALRAMPNYKFTPILCLTTESSGDMKTKGKEAGATGWIVKPFSPEKLLSVINRVM encoded by the coding sequence ATGTCAAAAATTTTAGCTGTAGATGATTCTAAATCTATGCGCCAAATGGTCGCTATGTCATTAAAATCAGCTGGTCATGATGTGACAGAAGCAGAAGACGGTGTTCAAGCTTTGAGTGCGGCAAAAGCAGCTCAATTTGACATTGTAGTAACAGACATCAACATGCCTAACATGAATGGTATTGAGTTAATTCAAGCACTACGTGCTATGCCAAACTACAAATTCACACCTATTTTATGTTTGACAACAGAATCTTCTGGCGATATGAAAACGAAAGGGAAAGAAGCGGGTGCAACAGGCTGGATCGTCAAACCTTTTAGCCCAGAAAAACTCTTATCTGTTATCAATCGAGTCATGTAA
- a CDS encoding STAS domain-containing protein, translating to MSIQINLPDSLTIHQIDQNYSQLLEQLDVTEETIEINGSAVESIDTSGLQALIVLIRHAQETSNQVSWNSPSDVLKQSAEKIGVHNDLLLS from the coding sequence ATGAGTATCCAAATCAACCTACCAGATAGTTTGACCATTCATCAAATTGATCAAAACTATTCTCAATTGCTTGAGCAATTAGACGTTACCGAAGAAACCATTGAAATCAATGGTTCAGCGGTTGAAAGCATCGATACTTCAGGCCTTCAAGCTTTGATCGTATTGATTCGTCATGCCCAAGAAACAAGCAATCAGGTTTCTTGGAACTCTCCTTCAGATGTCCTTAAACAATCTGCAGAAAAGATTGGCGTCCATAACGACCTACTCTTGAGCTAA
- a CDS encoding EscU/YscU/HrcU family type III secretion system export apparatus switch protein, with the protein MSQASKKPKQDNTKAPTTPPENISDKQAVGLKYTGGGAPIVTAKGQGYVAEQIIAIAKEHNIPISEDTDLVSMLSQVELDQEIPEVLYEAVVQVLVFAYNLSGKEIPSSPDSTD; encoded by the coding sequence GTGAGCCAAGCCTCAAAAAAACCTAAACAAGACAATACCAAAGCTCCAACAACCCCACCTGAGAATATATCTGACAAACAAGCTGTTGGCTTGAAATATACAGGTGGTGGCGCTCCAATCGTTACTGCGAAAGGTCAAGGTTATGTTGCTGAACAAATCATTGCCATCGCAAAAGAACATAACATTCCTATTTCTGAAGATACCGATCTGGTATCAATGCTATCTCAAGTTGAATTAGACCAGGAAATACCAGAGGTGCTTTACGAAGCAGTAGTGCAAGTACTAGTATTTGCCTACAACTTAAGCGGTAAAGAAATCCCCTCCTCGCCTGACTCAACTGATTAA